A portion of the Blastopirellula sediminis genome contains these proteins:
- a CDS encoding flagellin, whose product MTRINTNVSSLVAQKNLGRSNADLNVTLTRLSTGLRINSGKDDPAGLIASESLRSDITSVEKAITNSERANQLIATADSALGQVSSLLNDIRGLISEAANTGALSDDQIAANQLQIDSSLEAIDRIAQVTSFQGKRLLDGNLDFITQNVNSSGIEGLRIDQANFGTLSEIGVSVNVVKQATRATLNYGFGAVADDLVLEIGGANGTEAFNFAKGSTIEEIASAVNLVSDATGVEAVVQSAATKGTLTVSSFGANNDITLTANEAGFDAGDVRIKYATGTTTTTSATYTAPSGDDPAKLEVTLGVSAYVAASVTVDTAGNDNAFSITANQLGADVNGVQVILDNTGAKGAETVDYDADAGTLTIHKAATSTGAEIVAAINNAAINTQVASLFTAALVEQSGPGAGAGPVAATGAAGTFAGGVDGGDIIATANDVIAAINAATGNDKVTASIAADNDGYSTVTEFSNYAYNGVAEENNYLQFLAPDDAPNIRFVSSAGSSLGIDTGTDPRVEGRSQATIQNDDANGTFTILATQKGTEYDGYSISFVDDANLTGGGDEFVVLDKENKTIVIHAVDGVSTAQNVVDAVNNDNYVSDYFEADNFGSSDGSDVLDYSELTIPAETTGGLVSKGTLIINLETDEDGNIKTTANDLIAFFDDPSLFIEDAGAAASALSYLQARGISVTNVGGSDGSGVLAPTETDISFATSGADLEDAQAAGTTFAVNGATAQLSFTAVNSGAEFDGVKVQFVNDATVTGGVDERGEYDAASKTLTFYIDAGATTADDIKAALDGDADLSLLFSVVSGGTGLITSDDSATLTGGVIDNGSVDGAALLDNSDEQDLGLTFRATKFGSDSFVSVKALSGVVSLTDQNGTTGVDRATGTDVDVRINGIQAIGDGLKASINTSALDLSFSVDENVEDGDTFDFQIVGGGALFQLGPDVVSNQQARLGIQSVSTATLGGVSGRLFELRSGGNKSLTADVGGAAKVVDEVINVVTSLRGRLGAFQKTTLDSNIYSLNDTLANLTEAESSIRDADFAVESARLTRAQILVQSGTSVLGIANQNPQNVLSLLQQ is encoded by the coding sequence ATGACTCGCATTAATACGAACGTAAGTTCGCTTGTCGCACAGAAGAACTTGGGTCGCTCCAACGCCGACCTCAACGTCACTCTTACCCGTCTGAGCACCGGTCTCCGCATCAACAGCGGTAAAGACGATCCGGCCGGTTTGATCGCCAGCGAATCGCTCCGTAGCGATATCACCAGCGTGGAGAAAGCGATCACCAACAGCGAGCGGGCGAACCAGCTGATCGCAACGGCCGATAGCGCTCTCGGGCAGGTGAGCTCGCTGCTCAACGACATTCGCGGCCTGATCTCGGAAGCGGCCAATACCGGCGCTCTCAGCGATGATCAGATCGCGGCGAACCAATTGCAGATCGACTCGTCGCTGGAAGCGATCGACCGGATCGCGCAGGTCACTTCGTTCCAAGGGAAACGCCTCTTGGACGGTAACCTCGACTTCATCACGCAGAACGTGAACAGTTCGGGCATCGAAGGGCTCCGCATCGATCAAGCGAACTTCGGAACATTGAGTGAGATCGGCGTCTCGGTCAATGTCGTCAAACAAGCGACTCGCGCAACCCTCAACTATGGCTTCGGCGCGGTAGCCGACGACCTGGTCTTGGAAATTGGCGGCGCCAACGGCACCGAAGCGTTCAACTTCGCCAAAGGTTCGACGATTGAAGAAATCGCGTCCGCGGTGAACCTGGTCTCGGACGCCACCGGCGTCGAAGCGGTCGTCCAATCCGCCGCCACGAAGGGGACGCTGACCGTCAGCAGCTTTGGCGCCAACAACGACATCACGTTGACCGCGAATGAAGCCGGCTTTGATGCAGGCGACGTTCGCATCAAATACGCCACGGGGACGACCACCACGACTTCGGCGACCTATACCGCTCCGAGCGGCGACGACCCGGCGAAGTTGGAAGTGACCCTTGGCGTTTCCGCCTACGTTGCAGCCTCCGTCACGGTCGACACCGCGGGCAACGACAACGCGTTCTCGATCACCGCAAATCAGCTAGGCGCCGACGTCAACGGCGTTCAGGTTATTTTGGATAACACCGGCGCCAAAGGCGCCGAAACGGTCGATTACGACGCCGACGCCGGCACGCTGACGATCCACAAGGCGGCCACTTCGACCGGCGCGGAAATTGTCGCCGCCATCAATAACGCCGCCATCAACACCCAGGTCGCTTCGCTGTTCACGGCCGCATTGGTGGAACAGTCTGGACCTGGCGCCGGCGCCGGCCCTGTGGCCGCCACGGGCGCCGCGGGAACCTTCGCGGGCGGTGTGGACGGAGGCGACATCATCGCCACCGCGAACGACGTCATCGCTGCGATCAATGCCGCTACCGGCAACGACAAAGTGACCGCTTCGATCGCCGCCGACAACGACGGCTATAGCACGGTCACGGAGTTCTCGAACTACGCTTACAACGGCGTCGCCGAAGAGAACAACTATTTGCAGTTCCTGGCGCCCGATGACGCTCCGAATATCCGCTTCGTTTCCAGCGCCGGCAGTTCGCTTGGTATCGACACCGGTACCGATCCGCGCGTCGAAGGTCGGTCGCAAGCGACGATTCAGAACGATGACGCCAACGGCACCTTCACGATCCTGGCGACGCAGAAGGGAACCGAGTACGACGGTTACTCGATCAGCTTCGTGGATGACGCCAATCTAACGGGCGGCGGCGACGAATTCGTCGTGCTCGACAAAGAAAACAAGACGATCGTCATTCATGCCGTCGATGGCGTTTCGACTGCGCAGAACGTCGTTGATGCGGTCAACAACGACAACTACGTCAGCGACTATTTTGAAGCCGACAACTTTGGCTCCAGCGACGGTTCGGACGTGTTGGACTATTCCGAACTGACGATTCCTGCCGAGACGACCGGCGGTCTGGTCAGCAAAGGGACGTTGATCATCAACCTGGAAACGGACGAAGACGGCAATATCAAGACGACCGCCAACGACTTGATCGCCTTCTTTGACGATCCCAGCCTGTTTATCGAGGACGCCGGCGCTGCGGCCTCGGCGCTTTCGTACCTGCAGGCTCGCGGCATCAGCGTGACCAATGTCGGCGGCAGCGACGGCAGCGGCGTGCTGGCTCCCACCGAAACGGATATCTCATTCGCGACCAGCGGCGCCGATTTGGAAGACGCACAGGCTGCCGGCACTACCTTTGCCGTTAACGGCGCAACCGCTCAGTTGAGCTTTACGGCGGTCAACTCCGGCGCTGAGTTTGACGGCGTCAAAGTTCAATTCGTCAACGACGCGACGGTTACTGGCGGCGTTGACGAGCGTGGAGAATATGACGCCGCGTCAAAGACGCTTACCTTCTACATCGATGCTGGGGCCACCACGGCGGACGATATCAAAGCGGCGCTCGACGGCGATGCGGACCTGAGCCTGCTGTTTAGCGTCGTTTCCGGCGGTACTGGGCTGATCACTTCCGACGATTCCGCGACGCTGACCGGAGGCGTGATCGACAACGGTTCGGTCGACGGCGCGGCGCTGCTCGACAACTCGGACGAGCAGGACCTGGGGCTGACGTTCCGCGCTACGAAGTTTGGTTCGGATTCATTCGTCAGCGTGAAGGCCCTGAGCGGCGTCGTTAGTCTGACCGACCAGAATGGAACGACTGGGGTCGATCGTGCGACTGGCACCGACGTGGACGTCCGCATCAACGGCATTCAAGCGATCGGCGACGGCTTGAAAGCCTCGATCAATACCTCGGCGCTCGACCTCAGTTTTTCGGTCGATGAGAACGTGGAAGATGGCGATACGTTCGACTTCCAGATTGTCGGCGGCGGCGCCTTGTTCCAACTGGGGCCGGACGTCGTCAGCAACCAGCAGGCTCGCCTTGGCATTCAAAGCGTCAGCACCGCCACCTTGGGCGGCGTCAGCGGCCGCTTGTTCGAGCTTCGCTCGGGCGGTAACAAGAGCCTGACTGCCGACGTCGGCGGCGCGGCGAAGGTGGTCGACGAAGTGATCAATGTTGTGACGTCGCTTCGCGGTCGATTGGGCGCCTTCCAGAAGACGACCCTCGACTCGAACATCTACTCGCTCAACGATACGCTGGCCAATCTGACCGAAGCGGAAAGCTCGATCCGCGACGCCGACTTCGCCGTCGAATCGGCCAGACTGACGCGAGCCCAGATTCTGGTCCAGTCGGGCACCTCGGTGTTGGGTATCGCCAACCAGAATCCGCAAAACGTCCTCAGCCTGCTGCAGCAATAG
- a CDS encoding HesB/IscA family protein, whose product MAVVVTETAAEEVRRIITDGKHDPDTMLRLGITGGGCSGFSYSITLSQDFDEEKDSKYEFHGLPVVVDKKSLLYLDGTTVDFYKGLDRHGFTFNNPNAVKTCGCGSSFQA is encoded by the coding sequence ATGGCAGTTGTAGTTACCGAAACTGCGGCAGAAGAAGTTCGTCGTATCATCACCGATGGCAAGCATGACCCGGATACCATGCTGCGCTTGGGCATCACCGGCGGCGGTTGCAGCGGGTTTTCGTATAGCATCACGCTGTCGCAAGATTTCGACGAAGAAAAAGACAGCAAGTACGAATTCCACGGCCTGCCGGTCGTCGTCGACAAGAAGAGCCTCCTCTATTTGGACGGCACCACGGTCGACTTCTACAAGGGTCTGGATCGCCACGGCTTCACGTTCAACAACCCGAACGCTGTGAAGACCTGCGGTTGCGGCAGCTCGTTCCAGGCGTAG
- a CDS encoding cysteine desulfurase family protein → MTARPIYLDNHATTRVDERVLAAMTPYFLEEYGNPGSVGHLFGEAAREAVEKARESIAAGLGAEASEIVFTSGATESNNLAIRGILGQRRRRGDHVISVTTEHKAVLDPLAKLGRSGFEVTLLSPQQQGAANAGQIDPQQVADALRDDTALVSIMAANNEIGVLHPIAEIGRICQERGVPFHCDATQAVGKTPLDFHALGVDLASFTAHKIYGPKGCGALYVRKRGKRIRLEPQIDGGGQEKGVRSGTLNVPGIIGLAAALRLCLDEMATEMPRQAQLRDQLLAGLQSAIDGVTLNGPECTPQLRLAGNLNVSFAGVDGEALMMNVREIAVSSGSACTSANPEPSHVLQAIGLSEDATRSSLRFGLGRFTTAEHIEFAVTHVAAAVSRLRKLVKPT, encoded by the coding sequence TTGACCGCTCGACCGATCTATCTCGATAACCACGCCACGACGCGCGTCGACGAGCGCGTCTTGGCGGCGATGACCCCCTACTTTCTGGAAGAGTACGGCAACCCGGGAAGCGTTGGGCATCTGTTCGGCGAAGCGGCTCGCGAAGCGGTCGAGAAAGCTCGCGAGTCGATTGCAGCCGGACTTGGCGCCGAAGCCAGCGAAATCGTCTTCACCAGCGGCGCGACCGAGAGCAACAACCTGGCGATCCGCGGCATCCTCGGGCAGCGTCGTCGTCGCGGCGATCATGTGATCAGCGTCACCACCGAACACAAGGCGGTCCTCGATCCGCTCGCCAAACTTGGCCGGAGCGGCTTTGAAGTGACGCTCCTTTCGCCGCAGCAACAAGGCGCCGCCAACGCCGGGCAGATCGATCCACAGCAAGTCGCCGACGCGCTGCGTGACGACACCGCGCTGGTCAGCATCATGGCGGCGAACAACGAGATCGGCGTCCTCCATCCGATCGCCGAGATCGGCCGGATCTGTCAGGAGCGCGGCGTACCGTTTCATTGCGACGCGACGCAGGCGGTCGGCAAAACGCCGCTCGATTTTCATGCTCTGGGAGTCGACCTGGCGAGCTTTACCGCGCACAAGATCTACGGCCCCAAAGGATGCGGCGCCCTCTACGTTCGCAAGCGTGGTAAGCGGATTCGGCTCGAACCGCAAATCGACGGGGGCGGGCAGGAAAAAGGGGTCCGCAGCGGAACCCTAAATGTCCCCGGCATCATCGGCCTGGCGGCGGCGCTGCGGCTCTGTCTCGACGAGATGGCGACCGAAATGCCGCGTCAGGCGCAGCTGCGCGATCAGTTGCTCGCGGGGCTCCAGTCGGCGATCGACGGGGTGACGCTGAACGGGCCCGAGTGCACGCCGCAGCTGCGACTTGCCGGCAATTTGAACGTTTCTTTCGCCGGCGTCGACGGCGAGGCGCTGATGATGAACGTCCGCGAGATCGCCGTATCTTCGGGCAGCGCCTGTACTTCGGCCAATCCGGAACCAAGCCATGTGCTACAGGCGATCGGTCTGTCCGAGGATGCCACCCGGAGCAGCCTCCGATTTGGACTTGGCCGATTCACTACCGCGGAGCATATTGAATTTGCCGTGACGCACGTCGCGGCGGCGGTCAGCCGGCTGCGGAAGCTGGTAAAACCGACCTGA
- a CDS encoding NUDIX domain-containing protein, whose protein sequence is MSIAQVEHILVVPTAEFRNLGYFQGFSPDAPRYLEHLLQPELISFRPRPEMEEDPSFKQLIPYVIFEYVDADGEAWVFQYVRGKGQGESRLHSKRSVGVGGHISSEDAAEHLSGNPYEEGMRRELDEEVEIDCEYEIDCVGLINDDQNPVGQVHLGVVHRCRVAQPAVRPRESEIIEAGFVPVSQLLEELDRCETWSSICLQALYG, encoded by the coding sequence ATGAGCATCGCCCAGGTCGAACATATTCTGGTCGTCCCGACCGCTGAATTCCGTAATTTGGGCTATTTTCAGGGCTTCTCTCCGGACGCCCCGCGGTACCTGGAACATCTGCTCCAGCCCGAGCTGATCAGCTTCCGCCCTCGTCCTGAGATGGAGGAGGATCCCAGCTTCAAGCAGCTGATCCCGTACGTCATTTTTGAGTACGTCGACGCCGATGGCGAAGCTTGGGTTTTCCAATACGTCCGCGGCAAAGGACAAGGGGAAAGTCGTCTGCACAGCAAGCGGAGCGTCGGAGTCGGCGGTCATATCTCCAGCGAAGACGCCGCCGAGCATCTCTCGGGCAATCCGTACGAAGAAGGGATGCGCCGTGAGCTGGATGAAGAAGTCGAAATCGACTGCGAATACGAAATCGACTGCGTCGGCCTGATCAACGACGACCAAAACCCGGTCGGCCAGGTCCATCTGGGCGTGGTCCATCGTTGCCGCGTCGCTCAGCCGGCGGTTCGCCCGCGGGAAAGCGAAATCATCGAAGCAGGCTTCGTGCCGGTCTCCCAACTGCTCGAAGAGCTCGATCGCTGCGAAACCTGGTCGAGCATTTGCCTCCAGGCGCTCTACGGTTAG